CCTCAACCGAGGCATGGGCACGGTGTGCAGCGCCAAAGGCATCATTTACATAAATTTCAGCAAGTGATGCAAGTTCTTTAGCAAAATTCGTATCATTCTTTTCTTCTTCAGGATGGAATCTTAAGTTTTCCAAGAGAAGAATATCACCGGGCTTCAATCCATCAACAATTTTTTTAACTTCGGGACCAACACAGTCAGGGGCAAATTTCACCTCCTGCCCCAGTAACTCACCTAATCTCTTTGCCACGGGTTTCAAACTCTGTTTCAGATCCACCTTGCCTTTGGGTCTGCCGAGATGGCTGGCAATGATAGGTATACCACCATTTTCAAGAATATACTTTATCGTTGGCAATGATTCTTTTATTCTTGTATCATCGGTAATATTCTGATTTTCATCAAGGGGTACATTGAAGTCCACACGGAGAAATATCTTTTTTCCTTTTATCGGGAGGTCCCTAATTGAAAGTTTGGACATCATTCCCTCGCTATTATGTACTCAAGCAAATCGACAATCCTTAATGAATATGCCCACTCATTATCATACCAGGCAAAGGTTTTTACAATATTGCCGTTCACCATGGTCAATTCCGGATCAAATATTGCCGAGTGGGGATTGCCAATAAAATCGACCGAGACCAACGGCTCTTCACAATACTCTAAGTATTTGCCGAGCGGACCCTCAGCCGCCTTTTTAAAGGCTTGATTGACTTCTTCCTTGGTGGTTGATTTTTCCACCTCACAGACGAAATCGCAGATGGACACATCGGCGGTCGGTACCCTGATCGCTACACCGTCCAGTTTACCTTTCAATTCTGGGAATATCTCTCCAATCACCCTTGCGGCTCCAGTTGAAGTCGGTATCATTGACAGTCCGGCTGCACGTGCCCGCCGCAGGTCTTTATGGACCAAATCTAAGATGCGCTGATCGTTGGTATAGGCATGGATTGTCGTCAGATATCCCTTCTTAACAACAAAATTCTCGTGTAATACTTTGACCATTGGTGCAAAACAGTTGGTAGTACAAGAAGCATTGGATACAATCGTATCTTTTTTGGGGTCGTATTTATCTTCGTTAATTCCCATCACGAATGTCGGAATCTTGGGTTCCCCCTTTGCGGGTGCAGTTATCACCACCCTCTTTGCTCCGGCTTTAAGGTGTTGTTCGCATTGAGCCCTTTCGGTAAACTTCCCTGACGCTTCAATCACATAATCAACCCCTAAATTCTTCCAGGGAAGTTTTGCAGGTTCTTTTTCCGCAAGAACTTTATATTCTTTCCCATCCACAACGAGCGCATCGGCTTTTATTTCTATATGGGCATCAAATTTTTTGTGGACGGAATCATACTTCAATAAATGTCCAAGTGTTTTTGCATCGCTTATATCATTTATAGCAACAAATTCAAACTTATCGCTTTTATAACCGGCTCTAAAAACAAGCCTGCCAATTCTTCCAAAACCATTAATTGCGACCTTTGGTTTCATTAAGACCTCCTTAAAAGGATTATACCCAGGAAAAGTCTCAAGTCAAGAATGAAACTTCGTGAATAATTACAAATTAAAAACGATGCTATAGCAAACTATTATGCTCAAGACGTTATTAAGTGCAGAGAAAATTTTAATGAATTCTCGATGGTTTTTAAAATATTAGGGGTTTACGGTTGCTACATACTCCTGCCCGGTTTTTGTATATTTCAAAATCACCGCGCTCTTTATTGGATTACCATATTCATCAAGTGAAATATTACCTGAAACTGATTTGAAATCCTTTATTCCTTGGAGTGCCTCTCTAACCTTTACCGGATTATCGGAATTCGCCTTTTTTATCGCTTCAAGTAATAGACAGGTGGCATCATAAGCTAATGTAGCTAAGGCGTCCGGCATCGAACCATATTTTGCCAGATATTTTTTTACCCACTCCTGAACTTCAGGTCGGGGATCATCAGGAGAATAATGGTTAGTAAAATAACCACCAACTATCGCATCACCAGCAATTTTAAGCATCTCTGGGGAATCCCATCCATCGCCGCCCATTAAAATTGATCTTATACCCATCTGCCGCGCCTGTTTTGCAATCAATCCCACTTTATTATAATAATCGGGAATATAAAGTACATCCGGATTTGCCTGTTTAACCTTGGTTAGTAAAGCTGAGAAATCGGTATCATCTTTCTGGTAAGATTCATAAACCAGAACCTGTCCGCCGCCCTGGGTAAAGTTATCCCGGTAAAATTCTGCCAATCCTTTTACATAATCATTTCCTACATCGTAGAGAATAGCGGTGGTCTTTGCCTTTAGATTCTCCAGCGCAAATTTCGCCGCGACCTTTCCTTGGAAAGGATCGATAAAACACGCCCGGAAAATGAAATCCTTACGCGTGCCATCGTCGCGAATAGTAACCTTGGGATTGGTGGAAGTGGGTGAAATCATCACCACACTTGCATCCTGACAGACCTGAGAGAGAGGTATAGAACATTTAGAAGATACCGAACCGACAATTAATTTAACTCCATCCTGATTGATAAGTTTACTTCCGGCATTCGCTGCCTCGGTGGGGTCATTTTTATCATCCTGAATGAAGGTCTTAACCTGTTTGCCATTTATTCCACCCAAGGCATTAACTTCTTCAATCGCCAGAAGGAATCCATTTTTGGTGGATTCACCAAAGGTCTTCACATCACCGGTCAAGGGTGCGACAAGCCCAATCTTTATAACATTCTCCTGCGGCCCGCAGGAAAGTATTAAAATACCAAACAAGAATGGGATTATCTTTTTCATTTCATCTCCTTTTATTTTAAATTATTCTTGTAAAACGATCTCTAGTATTTTCAATCTTTTTCGCAACGCAAACTCTGCTATTAGCATGGATTAATTCCCACACCGGATGGAGGGTTAAAAATAGAATTCTAATAAGACCCGCTGACCAACCCACATCCAATGCCTAATCCTTTCGGTATTTTTTTATCCCTTCCTCATATAAATCACCGCCATAGGCATCGTTTGCCACAATCACTGGAAAATCAACCACTTCTAATTCTCGAATCGCCTCCGCACCTAAATCTTCATAAGCCACAACTTTAACTGCCTTGATGTTTTTAGCAATGAGTGCCGCCGCACCACCGGTGGCAGCAAAATATACGGCTTTGTACTTCTGCATCGCCTCTTTAACCGTTCTTGAACGCACTCCCTTACCAATCATTCCCTTCAAGCCAATTTCAAGCAATTTCGGAGTATATGGATCGCAACGTCCGGAAGTAGTCGGTCCTGCCGGTCCAATTACATAGCCCGGCTTGGCTGGAGCTGGTCCTGCATAGTAGATTATCTGCCCTTTCAAATCCAGCGGCAAGGGCTCGCCTTTTTCCGCTAACTCAAATAACCTTTTATGTGCAGCATCCCGGGCGGTGTATATCTTCCCGGTGATCAAAACACTATCGCCAATTTTCAATTTTAAAACATCTTCATCAGTGAGTGGAGTATTTAATCTGATGGGTTGAGACATTTTGACCTCCTTAATTTTATATCACCGCACTTTTGTGTCTTGCGGCATGACAGTTGATATTCACCGCGACCGGAAACGAAGCGATATGCCGGGGGAAGACTTCAATAAAGACATCCAGACAGGTAATCCTACCACCCAGACCCATCGGACCAACGCCGGTATTGTTTATCTTCTCCAGTAACTCCCTTTCAACATCCGCATAGAATGGATCAGGGTTGCGCTCACCGATATTGCGCAAAAGTGCTTTCTTAGCCAGAAACGCCACATACTCAAAATTGCCCCCGATACCCACTCCGACCACAATCGGCGGACAGGGATTGGAGCTTGCTTGAACTACCGTATCAACAACAAATTTCTTCACCCCTTCAATACCATCTGCCGGTGTCATCATCTTCACCGCACTCATATTTTCACTTCCACCGCCTTTCGGTGCCACGGTTATCTTTATCTTATCTCCGGGCACGAGCCTGGTATAGATAATCGGAGGGGTGTTATCATTGGTATTCTTTCCTTTGATAGGATCGGATAATATGGACTTTCTCAAATAGCCTTCGGTATATCCCTTTGCCACCCCCTCGGTAATCGCCTGGTTGATATCTCCTTTTACCCGGACATCCATACCATGCTCAAGAAAGACCACCGCAAAACCAGTATCCTGACAGATAGGAATTTCCTCTTGTTTTGCAATATCCGCATTTTTCAGCAGCTGGTTTAAAATATCCTTACCTACCGGTGATTCCTCTTTTTCCAGTCCTTTTTTTAACGCCTCATAAACATCTTCACCCAAAAAATAATTGGCTTCTTTACATAACCGCGCCACGGTTTCCACGACGGTATTGTATTCCACTTCTCGCATTATCTAACCTCCTTTTAGTTGAATTAAATTAAAAATCGTCACTTTATTCAAGGATTACATATCCGCATCATTTTATCGGCATTAAAACATAGATTTCAGTCTCTGTGGGTAGATTTTCTTTCGCTATTTCCACCTCCCCATTCAATCTTTTTACCTTTTTATCTTTGATAAAATCATCTACCGGAGCAATGGGAAAATCACACTTTGCCGTCTTAAAATGCATGGGAATGACGACTTTGGGTTTTAAAAGCGTGATTATTTCTTCGGCATCTTTCGCATCAATCGTAAAATAGCCACCTACCGGGATCAGAAGGATATCAACCTTCCCAATTTTATCCTTATCGGCGGATGTCAAAACATGCCCGAGGTCACCAAGATGGACAAGGTGCATTCCTTCAAGTTCCATATTGTAAATGATATCCCGACCCCGCTCTTTGCCCGCAGATTTATCGTGATAAACCTCATAACCGATAATGTGGATGCCTTTGATGGTATGCTCCCCGGCAGTATTAACAAATATCGGATTTCCTTTTAAATTCCGTTCATTGTGGTCGTCGTGCTCGTGGGAAATCGTCACAATATCCGCCTCTTCAGTAATCGCGGAGTATTTTATCCCGCCTCCGTAACACCCAGGTTTATAAGGATCGGTAATTATACGCACGCCATCTTTGGTTGTTATCAAAAATGCTGCATGACCTAAAAATTTTATCTTCATAGCGACTCCTTTCCCAATACGGTTAATTATATCCCGGTCATTAAAAAAATCAAGTCTCAAACCAATGCATATTTTTTCAAAAAAATTAAAAATAGATTGACATGTTCAGATTTCTGATTATAATTCAGCAATGGGCGGGCTACCACCTTATAAGGGGTTTAAGTTTCAAGAAATTTTTGATTTTGACTTAAAAGCATCCCATTATCAAAAACTCTTTAAAAATATCAACGCCGTGATTTATATCATCGACCGTCGGGGGAGGATCGTTTATCTCAACGATTTTGTAGAAAAAGTCTCCCATTATAAGGTGCGTGAACTCATTGGCAAACATTTTAAATATGTCGTTGCTCCCGAATCGATGGAAGTAGTAAGAAAAACATTCCTTCAACAACTGAAGGGCAAAAATATCAAACCTTACGAACTCACGGTTCTCGATAAAACCGGTCAGAAAATCTATCTCCAGACCAGTGAACGAATAATTATCAAAGAGGGCAAAGTTCAGGGAATAATCGGCTTTGCCATCGATATCACTGAACATAAAGAATTGACTAATGAATTGTCCAAGATGATCAAAGAACTTTATTTACTCCAATTAATCAGCCAGGAATTATCCTCCATTCTGGACCTTGAATTACTCCTCCAGCGGATTGTTCGGCACCTCAAAGAGACTTTAAATTACGAGCGAGCGGCGGTGGCATTGGTGGATGAGAAAACAAAGGAACTCATCGTCCGCGCCGCAGAAAAGCCCTACTCTAAAAAAATCCAACCACGCCTCAGATTAAAACTGGGACAGGGAATCACAGGATATGTTGCCCAGACCGGGAAACCTTATCTTGCCAATGATGTCACGCAAAATAGTCGTTACTATATTTTTGACAAAAAAACAAAATCAGAGATTGCTGTGCCGCTGAAGGTCGGTGAAAGAGTCATCGGTGTGATTAATATTGAAAGCTATAAAAAAAATACCTTCACCGATAAGGATTTAGAATTGCTATCCCTTGTTGCCAACCAGGCCTCAATCGCCATTCAAAATAGCCAGTTGTACCAATCGCTCAAACAGAGTTATCTTGATAGTATCAAAACTCTTGTTTCGGCTATTGAAGCCAAAGACCCCTACACCTCAGGACATTCGGAACGTGTTAGAAAGTATGCTCTAAAGATCGCCAAGAAGTTAAAATTGAAACCTGAACAGATTGAAGAACTTGATTACGCCGGTTATTTGCACGATATCGGCAAGATTGGCATCAGCGATGCGCTGTTAACAAAACCGAGCCCGTTGACGGAAGAGGAATATCAAAAAGTCAAAGAACATCCGAAAATTGGCCATAATATCCTTAAACATGCCCACCATCTGGCGGGTGCCTGTGAGATTATTAAGTATGAGCACGAGCGCTACGACGGCACGGGCTATCCGAATGGTTTGAAAAGAGACCAGATTCCCATCGGCGCCCGCATAATTGCGGTTGCCGATGCCTACGATGCGATGACCACCGACCGACCCTACCGAAAGGCGTTGAGTAAAAAGGAAGCAATACGACGCTTAAAAGAATGCAGTGGCACTCAATTTGACCCAAAAGTGGTCCGAGCCTTCTTAAAAGTACTCGGTGCCAAATAATTTATTTCAACCACTCCAGATCTTCAACTTTAATCTCGGATTCATCTATATTTCCTACCACAACCAAGCAAAAATCATTTAACTGGAGATATTTCTTTGCCACTTTCTGCACATCCTCAATCTTAACCTCATTAATTAATCTCTCGAATCTTTCTCCATAATCCAAGCCCAATCCCTCGATCTCCAATCTGGTGATAAAATTTGCCATTTCGCGATAGGTATCAAAATTGAGAGGAAAATTTCCAGTATAAAATCTCTTCGCCCGATTTAATTCTTCTTCTTTGATATCATTACCAATGCGTTGAATCTCCTGAAGTATCAGCTCAACGGCCTCGTTTGCCGATTCATTTCGGGTCTGAACAGTAGTAAGGAAATAACCGCCTTGGGTGAATCGTTCAAAGTAGGAAAAGATACTGTAAGCAAGCCCCCGTTTTTCGCGAATCTCGGTGGCTAATCTTGATGTCAGACCCGAACCACCGAGTATATAATTCATAATCCGTGTCGGTATCCAGTCCG
This genomic stretch from candidate division WOR-3 bacterium harbors:
- a CDS encoding HD domain-containing phosphohydrolase, with the protein product MGGLPPYKGFKFQEIFDFDLKASHYQKLFKNINAVIYIIDRRGRIVYLNDFVEKVSHYKVRELIGKHFKYVVAPESMEVVRKTFLQQLKGKNIKPYELTVLDKTGQKIYLQTSERIIIKEGKVQGIIGFAIDITEHKELTNELSKMIKELYLLQLISQELSSILDLELLLQRIVRHLKETLNYERAAVALVDEKTKELIVRAAEKPYSKKIQPRLRLKLGQGITGYVAQTGKPYLANDVTQNSRYYIFDKKTKSEIAVPLKVGERVIGVINIESYKKNTFTDKDLELLSLVANQASIAIQNSQLYQSLKQSYLDSIKTLVSAIEAKDPYTSGHSERVRKYALKIAKKLKLKPEQIEELDYAGYLHDIGKIGISDALLTKPSPLTEEEYQKVKEHPKIGHNILKHAHHLAGACEIIKYEHERYDGTGYPNGLKRDQIPIGARIIAVADAYDAMTTDRPYRKALSKKEAIRRLKECSGTQFDPKVVRAFLKVLGAK
- a CDS encoding fumarate hydratase; translation: MREVEYNTVVETVARLCKEANYFLGEDVYEALKKGLEKEESPVGKDILNQLLKNADIAKQEEIPICQDTGFAVVFLEHGMDVRVKGDINQAITEGVAKGYTEGYLRKSILSDPIKGKNTNDNTPPIIYTRLVPGDKIKITVAPKGGGSENMSAVKMMTPADGIEGVKKFVVDTVVQASSNPCPPIVVGVGIGGNFEYVAFLAKKALLRNIGERNPDPFYADVERELLEKINNTGVGPMGLGGRITCLDVFIEVFPRHIASFPVAVNINCHAARHKSAVI
- a CDS encoding MBL fold metallo-hydrolase produces the protein MKIKFLGHAAFLITTKDGVRIITDPYKPGCYGGGIKYSAITEEADIVTISHEHDDHNERNLKGNPIFVNTAGEHTIKGIHIIGYEVYHDKSAGKERGRDIIYNMELEGMHLVHLGDLGHVLTSADKDKIGKVDILLIPVGGYFTIDAKDAEEIITLLKPKVVIPMHFKTAKCDFPIAPVDDFIKDKKVKRLNGEVEIAKENLPTETEIYVLMPIK
- a CDS encoding Fe-S-containing hydro-lyase, whose amino-acid sequence is MSQPIRLNTPLTDEDVLKLKIGDSVLITGKIYTARDAAHKRLFELAEKGEPLPLDLKGQIIYYAGPAPAKPGYVIGPAGPTTSGRCDPYTPKLLEIGLKGMIGKGVRSRTVKEAMQKYKAVYFAATGGAAALIAKNIKAVKVVAYEDLGAEAIRELEVVDFPVIVANDAYGGDLYEEGIKKYRKD
- a CDS encoding ABC transporter substrate-binding protein; amino-acid sequence: MKKIIPFLFGILILSCGPQENVIKIGLVAPLTGDVKTFGESTKNGFLLAIEEVNALGGINGKQVKTFIQDDKNDPTEAANAGSKLINQDGVKLIVGSVSSKCSIPLSQVCQDASVVMISPTSTNPKVTIRDDGTRKDFIFRACFIDPFQGKVAAKFALENLKAKTTAILYDVGNDYVKGLAEFYRDNFTQGGGQVLVYESYQKDDTDFSALLTKVKQANPDVLYIPDYYNKVGLIAKQARQMGIRSILMGGDGWDSPEMLKIAGDAIVGGYFTNHYSPDDPRPEVQEWVKKYLAKYGSMPDALATLAYDATCLLLEAIKKANSDNPVKVREALQGIKDFKSVSGNISLDEYGNPIKSAVILKYTKTGQEYVATVNP
- the gap gene encoding type I glyceraldehyde-3-phosphate dehydrogenase, which codes for MKPKVAINGFGRIGRLVFRAGYKSDKFEFVAINDISDAKTLGHLLKYDSVHKKFDAHIEIKADALVVDGKEYKVLAEKEPAKLPWKNLGVDYVIEASGKFTERAQCEQHLKAGAKRVVITAPAKGEPKIPTFVMGINEDKYDPKKDTIVSNASCTTNCFAPMVKVLHENFVVKKGYLTTIHAYTNDQRILDLVHKDLRRARAAGLSMIPTSTGAARVIGEIFPELKGKLDGVAIRVPTADVSICDFVCEVEKSTTKEEVNQAFKKAAEGPLGKYLEYCEEPLVSVDFIGNPHSAIFDPELTMVNGNIVKTFAWYDNEWAYSLRIVDLLEYIIARE